One window of the Myxococcus virescens genome contains the following:
- a CDS encoding DEAD/DEAH box helicase, with the protein MATPETQAPLAALLPKKGEPPLDADEILNRFVGYVAANGLSLYSAQEEAILELLAGKHLFLKTPTGSGKSLVATALHFKAMAEGKVSFYTCPIKALVNEKFFALCDAFGAENVGMLTGDASINRDAPIICCTAEILANLALRDASARVDYVVMDEFHYYSDRERGVAWQLPLIALPDTTFLLMSATLGPTHVIEESLAKLTGREVATVRSAERPVPLDFDYRESPLHETIEDLIARGKYPIYLVNFTQRTAAEQAQNLMSVDFSTKEEKEAIRLALQDAPFDTPYGKEFQRFLRHGIGMHHAGLLPKYRLLVEKLAQHGHLKVISGTDTLGVGVNIPIRTVLFTQLFKFNGEKLTTLSVRDFQQIAGRAGRKGFDTQGSVVAQAPEYVIENIKLAAKEAAGKKKTPKAKPPQKNFVQYDRSTFERLQNGMPEPLESRFAVSHGMILNLLQSDHQTEGNGGYKRLVTLVQRSHDSDYLKRRHLKEAARDFRTLREAEIIEVEKGQGGSGATVKVAGEMQHDFSLNHTLSLYLLDTLELLDPTTDTYALDVVSLVEAILENPDVVLYAQLNQLKGEKINELKAQGVEYDDRMAELEKLEWPKPNRDFIYGTFNKFAQKHPWVGEENIRPKSIVRDMFERFMSFPDYIREYGLQRSEGVLLRYVNDTYKTLVQTVPERFRTEEVEDFIDHLRATLRQVDSSLLDEWERMRNPDAAVEAKPVVELKPKELTDDPKAFAARVREELHRLLKALGQKRYMDALAMLDNALGEWTAPKLEQAMAPYFEEHKVVVLTPQARKPANTFLKESGTRLWETQQRIIDPEGHGDWMIDCEIDLRDRRLDEGPILMLRRIGV; encoded by the coding sequence ATGGCCACCCCTGAAACCCAAGCTCCGCTCGCCGCACTGCTCCCCAAGAAGGGCGAACCGCCCCTGGACGCGGATGAAATCCTCAACCGCTTCGTCGGCTACGTGGCGGCCAATGGCTTGAGCCTCTATTCCGCCCAGGAAGAGGCCATCCTGGAGCTGCTGGCGGGCAAGCACCTGTTCCTCAAGACGCCCACCGGCTCCGGCAAGTCGCTGGTGGCGACGGCGCTCCACTTCAAGGCCATGGCGGAGGGGAAGGTCTCCTTCTACACCTGCCCCATCAAGGCCCTGGTGAACGAGAAGTTCTTCGCCCTCTGCGACGCCTTCGGCGCGGAGAACGTGGGCATGCTCACCGGCGACGCGAGCATCAACCGCGACGCACCCATCATCTGCTGCACCGCCGAAATCCTCGCCAACCTGGCCCTGCGTGACGCGAGCGCCCGCGTGGACTACGTCGTCATGGACGAGTTCCACTACTACTCGGACCGCGAGCGCGGCGTGGCCTGGCAGTTGCCGCTCATCGCGCTGCCGGACACCACCTTCCTGCTGATGTCCGCCACGCTGGGCCCCACGCACGTCATCGAGGAGAGCCTGGCGAAGCTCACCGGCCGGGAAGTGGCCACCGTGCGCAGCGCCGAGCGGCCCGTGCCGCTGGACTTCGACTACCGCGAGTCGCCGCTGCACGAGACGATTGAAGACCTGATTGCTCGCGGGAAGTACCCCATCTACCTGGTGAACTTCACCCAGCGCACCGCCGCCGAGCAGGCACAGAACCTGATGAGCGTGGACTTCTCCACCAAGGAGGAGAAGGAGGCCATCCGGCTGGCGCTCCAGGACGCGCCCTTCGACACGCCCTATGGCAAGGAGTTCCAGCGCTTCCTGCGCCACGGCATCGGCATGCACCACGCCGGCCTGCTGCCCAAGTACCGCCTGCTGGTGGAGAAGCTGGCCCAGCACGGACACCTCAAGGTCATCAGCGGCACGGACACGCTGGGCGTGGGCGTCAACATCCCCATCCGCACGGTGCTCTTCACGCAGCTCTTCAAGTTCAACGGCGAGAAGCTGACCACGCTGAGCGTGCGCGACTTCCAGCAGATCGCCGGCCGCGCGGGCCGCAAGGGCTTCGACACCCAGGGCAGCGTGGTGGCCCAGGCGCCCGAGTATGTCATCGAGAACATCAAGCTGGCCGCCAAGGAGGCCGCGGGCAAGAAGAAGACGCCCAAGGCCAAGCCGCCGCAGAAGAACTTCGTGCAGTACGACCGGAGCACCTTCGAGCGGCTCCAGAACGGCATGCCGGAGCCGCTGGAGTCCCGCTTCGCGGTGTCGCACGGCATGATTCTCAACCTGCTCCAGAGCGACCACCAGACGGAAGGCAACGGCGGGTACAAGCGGCTGGTGACGCTGGTGCAGCGCAGCCACGACTCGGACTACCTCAAGCGCCGGCACCTCAAGGAGGCCGCGCGCGACTTCCGCACGCTGCGCGAGGCGGAAATCATCGAGGTGGAGAAGGGGCAGGGCGGCTCGGGTGCCACGGTGAAGGTGGCGGGGGAGATGCAGCACGACTTCAGCCTCAACCACACGCTGTCGCTGTACCTGCTCGACACGCTGGAGCTGTTGGATCCGACGACGGACACGTACGCGCTCGACGTGGTGTCGCTGGTGGAGGCCATCCTGGAGAACCCGGACGTGGTGCTCTACGCGCAGCTCAACCAGCTCAAGGGCGAGAAGATCAACGAGCTGAAGGCGCAGGGCGTGGAGTACGACGACCGCATGGCGGAGCTCGAGAAGCTCGAGTGGCCCAAGCCCAACCGCGACTTCATCTACGGCACCTTCAACAAGTTCGCGCAGAAGCACCCGTGGGTGGGCGAGGAGAACATCCGGCCCAAGTCCATTGTCCGGGACATGTTCGAGCGGTTCATGTCCTTCCCGGACTACATCCGTGAGTACGGCCTGCAGCGCAGCGAGGGCGTGCTGCTGCGGTACGTGAATGACACGTACAAGACGCTGGTGCAGACGGTGCCGGAGCGCTTCCGCACGGAGGAGGTGGAGGACTTCATCGACCACCTGCGCGCCACGCTCCGGCAGGTGGACTCCAGCCTGCTGGATGAGTGGGAGCGCATGCGCAACCCGGACGCCGCCGTCGAGGCGAAGCCGGTGGTGGAGCTCAAGCCGAAGGAGCTCACCGACGACCCGAAGGCCTTCGCCGCGCGCGTGCGCGAGGAGCTGCACCGGCTGCTCAAGGCGCTGGGCCAGAAGCGCTACATGGACGCGCTGGCCATGCTGGACAACGCGCTGGGCGAATGGACGGCCCCCAAGCTGGAGCAGGCCATGGCGCCGTACTTCGAGGAGCACAAGGTCGTGGTGCTCACGCCCCAGGCGCGGAAGCCCGCCAACACCTTCTTGAAGGAGTCCGGCACGCGACTGTGGGAGACCCAGCAGCGCATCATCGACCCGGAAGGGCACGGCGACTGGATGATCGACTGCGAGATCGACCTGCGGGACAGGCGCCTGGATGAAGGCCCCATCCTGATGCTCCGCCGCATCGGCGTGTAG